The following are encoded in a window of Trichomycterus rosablanca isolate fTriRos1 chromosome 13, fTriRos1.hap1, whole genome shotgun sequence genomic DNA:
- the gjb9a gene encoding gap junction protein beta 9a, with translation MNWAALQILLSGVNQYSTGFSRVWLSIVFVFRVMVFVVAAQRVWSDDSKDFECNTRQPGCTNVCYDSVFPISHIRLWALQLIFVTCPSLLVGAHVKFRQEKDKKYEETHKGEHLYVKPAKRNGGLFLTYLLSLVFKIGFEVAFLYILHYIYDGFDMPRLTKCSLEPCPNTVDCFISRPTEKKIFTFFMVVTSAVCILMCTFELIYLIGKKIYKMIYIYPARPLKQQSEIRVKNRTESRVSAADLRLLKQTDAANEISAL, from the coding sequence ATGAACTGGGCAGCACTTCAGATCCTCCTGAGCGGGGTGAACCAATACTCCACGGGTTTCAGCCGCGTTTGGCTCTCCATCGTCTTCGTGTTCAGGGTGATGGTGTTCGTGGTGGCGGCGCAGCGGGTCTGGAGCGACGACAGCAAAGACTTTGAGTGTAACACCAGGCAGCCGGGCTGCACCAACGTCTGCTACGACAGCGTCTTTCCCATCTCGCACATCCGTCTCTGGGCCCTGCAGCTCATCTTCGTCACGTGTCCGTCCCTCCTGGTCGGGGCCCACGTGAAATTCAGACAGGAGAAGGACAAAAAGTACGAGGAAACGCACAAGGGCGAGCATCTGTACGTTAAGCCGGCGAAAAGAAACGGCGGCCTGTTTTTGACCTACCTGCTCAGCCTGGTCTTCAAGATAGGCTTCGAGGTCGCATTCCTGTACATCCTGCACTACATCTACGATGGCTTCGACATGCCGCGCCTCACCAAGTGCTCCCTGGAGCCGTGCCCCAACACGGTGGACTGCTTCATCTCCCGGCCCACCGAGAAGAAGATCTTCACCTTCTTCATGGTGGTCACCTCGGCCGTCTGCATCCTGATGTGCACGTTTGAGCTGATCTATCTGATCGGGAAGAAGATCTATAAGATGATCTATATATATCCAGCCAGACCTTTGAAGCAGCAGAGTGAAATCAGAGTAAAAAACAGGACAGAAAGTCGCGTCTCCGCTGCAGATCTCAGACTGCTGAAACAGACGGACGCTGCTAATGAAATAAGCGCTCTGTAG